In the Rhodobacteraceae bacterium M382 genome, one interval contains:
- a CDS encoding FAD-dependent oxidoreductase: MAIHSAKHLIIGGGIIGCSTAYHLARSGEKDVVLLEKASLTEGATWHAAGLVGQLRSSRNTTRMLKRSVAMYDRLAEETGMEFDWKKVGSLRLAATEERLLEAKRLTTMARSFDLEMEMITAQEAKELFPYIDDSGLLGAAYIPSDGHVDPASLCQAIASGARRHGAQIRQGVKVLDFEIRNGRITKVLTSEGDYEAETIVMAAGMWSRELGAKLGIHVPACAVEHQYIVTEPLPDIDLVKGLPTLRDPERLVYYKPDAGGRLVIGGYEEGTLPFGDDGIPGEFVRQLLPDNLERFGPLAELAAQVTPVLNQVGIRSVINGPIPYSADGDFVMGWAPGFDNLMMATGFLYGIAAGGGAGEMIAEWITEGRPSLDLWPLDCRRFGPHHGTKSFMYPRAVEHYAHHYKMRYPGQEHETARNLRLSPLHGILKANGAVFGSKNGWERPLWFAPEGVDAVDQLDFLNPGWHQFAALEHLAIREGVALIDQSSFAKFEIMGPGALDLLQRLAACNMDKPDGTVIYAQFCNDTGGIEADVTITRLGRDHFYLVTGSGFGTHDADWIRRSMSADGSVHIVEVTSGRAVINLCGPKARDVLQSVCEQDVSNAAFPFGTAQDITVGSAPVRAVRIGFVGELGWELHVPTEFAVHVYQTLRVAGAVHDIRDVGYRAIDSLRLEKGYLYWSGEISPDYTPIEAGLGFRVHLKSGGDFIGRDALARQKADGPDRKLCTFVTPDKLPLYGGETILQEDTVVSLATSAGFGHSVGQTIIFGYLDRELWNQSHFDIEVFGARHPVTRVDGPLYDPQNENLKS, translated from the coding sequence ATGGCCATTCATTCTGCAAAACATCTCATCATTGGCGGAGGCATCATCGGGTGTTCGACCGCCTATCATCTGGCGCGATCCGGTGAAAAGGACGTGGTCCTTCTGGAAAAAGCTTCTCTGACCGAAGGCGCAACCTGGCACGCCGCCGGGCTGGTCGGTCAGTTGCGATCATCGCGCAATACAACACGGATGCTGAAACGGTCCGTCGCGATGTACGATCGGCTAGCCGAAGAAACCGGTATGGAGTTCGATTGGAAAAAGGTTGGCAGCCTGCGTCTGGCCGCCACAGAAGAGCGACTGCTCGAAGCAAAACGGTTGACCACAATGGCCCGCAGTTTTGACCTGGAAATGGAAATGATCACGGCTCAGGAAGCCAAGGAGTTGTTTCCCTATATAGACGACAGCGGACTTCTGGGGGCTGCATATATCCCGTCCGATGGGCACGTCGACCCGGCCAGCCTGTGCCAGGCGATTGCATCGGGCGCGCGCAGACATGGGGCGCAAATTCGCCAGGGCGTCAAGGTGCTGGATTTTGAGATACGCAATGGCCGTATCACCAAGGTGTTGACCAGCGAAGGGGACTATGAGGCGGAAACCATCGTCATGGCCGCTGGCATGTGGAGCCGGGAGTTGGGCGCAAAATTGGGGATACACGTGCCCGCCTGTGCTGTGGAACACCAGTATATCGTGACCGAGCCCTTGCCGGATATTGATCTGGTCAAAGGCTTGCCAACGCTGCGCGATCCCGAACGGCTAGTCTATTACAAACCCGATGCCGGAGGCCGCCTGGTGATCGGCGGATACGAGGAAGGCACGTTACCGTTCGGAGATGACGGGATTCCCGGCGAATTCGTGCGCCAGCTGTTGCCTGACAATCTGGAGCGCTTTGGCCCCTTGGCCGAGCTTGCCGCACAGGTGACACCGGTTTTGAATCAAGTCGGCATACGATCCGTGATCAATGGGCCAATCCCCTATTCCGCTGATGGTGATTTTGTCATGGGCTGGGCACCAGGGTTTGACAATCTGATGATGGCCACCGGGTTCCTGTATGGCATTGCAGCGGGGGGCGGCGCGGGTGAAATGATCGCGGAATGGATCACCGAAGGTCGCCCAAGTTTGGATCTCTGGCCATTGGACTGCCGACGCTTTGGTCCGCATCACGGAACCAAGAGTTTTATGTATCCCCGCGCTGTCGAACATTATGCGCATCACTACAAAATGCGCTATCCAGGTCAGGAGCATGAAACCGCGCGCAATCTGAGACTGTCGCCCCTTCACGGAATTCTAAAGGCGAATGGTGCAGTGTTCGGATCGAAGAACGGCTGGGAGCGACCGCTTTGGTTTGCGCCCGAAGGTGTTGACGCTGTTGACCAGCTCGATTTTCTGAACCCAGGGTGGCATCAGTTCGCAGCCTTGGAACATTTGGCCATCCGTGAAGGGGTGGCCCTGATAGATCAGTCAAGCTTTGCCAAATTCGAGATCATGGGCCCCGGTGCGCTGGATCTGTTGCAGCGACTCGCTGCGTGCAACATGGACAAACCCGACGGCACGGTGATCTACGCTCAGTTCTGCAACGACACCGGTGGCATCGAAGCGGATGTAACCATTACACGCCTGGGTCGCGATCATTTCTATCTGGTGACAGGTTCTGGTTTTGGCACCCATGACGCCGATTGGATTCGCCGGAGTATGTCGGCAGACGGGTCGGTTCACATCGTCGAAGTCACGTCGGGGCGGGCGGTCATAAACCTTTGCGGACCAAAAGCACGCGATGTGCTGCAGTCTGTCTGCGAACAGGATGTGTCTAACGCTGCGTTTCCGTTTGGAACCGCTCAGGACATTACTGTTGGCAGCGCCCCGGTTCGGGCGGTTCGAATTGGATTTGTCGGTGAGCTGGGATGGGAATTGCACGTCCCCACCGAGTTCGCTGTCCATGTGTATCAGACGTTGCGCGTGGCTGGGGCAGTTCATGATATCCGTGACGTCGGGTATCGCGCGATTGACTCGCTGCGACTGGAAAAAGGATACTTGTATTGGTCCGGTGAAATATCGCCAGATTACACCCCGATCGAGGCCGGATTGGGATTTCGGGTTCATCTGAAGTCAGGCGGTGATTTCATTGGTCGCGATGCGCTGGCCAGGCAAAAGGCCGATGGTCCGGATCGAAAACTGTGTACCTTTGTAACGCCGGACAAGCTGCCGCTGTACGGGGGGGAAACCATTCTGCAAGAGGACACTGTTGTCTCGCTCGCGACCAGCGCCGGATTTGGCCATTCGGTTGGTCAGACAATAATCTTTGGCTATCTGGATCGCGAACTCTGGAACCAGTCCCATTTTGACATCGAGGTGTTTGGCGCGCGCCATCCTGTCACGCGGGTCGACGGGCCACTGTATGATCCGCAAAATGAAAACCTGAAGTCCTGA
- a CDS encoding DeoR/GlpR family DNA-binding transcription regulator has product MSKYEKDILNTVNLRGRVSVTELAEILQVSDQTIRRIVKPMVEDGRLSKVHGALVSTQNVLDPPFMARMEKNRAAKVAIANAVADRILDGAAIAIDTGSTSGYVAQALRARKNLTVVTNSAYIAAILAMTDGNRVFMAGTQLRNHDGAAFDRAAFDVIASVSVETAILSASQVHPSRGFMVFDQCEADMAAAMKHAAERSFMVVDSTKFSASGSSPALLLPELLPADLIVTDRRPPPEFRELPGQAELVIADMQR; this is encoded by the coding sequence ATGTCGAAATACGAAAAAGACATCCTCAACACCGTCAACTTGCGAGGACGGGTTTCGGTCACTGAACTGGCCGAAATCTTGCAGGTTTCGGACCAGACCATACGTCGAATCGTCAAACCAATGGTCGAGGACGGCCGCCTGTCCAAGGTACACGGCGCTTTGGTCAGCACACAGAATGTGCTGGATCCGCCATTCATGGCACGGATGGAAAAGAACCGGGCTGCCAAGGTGGCCATTGCCAATGCGGTCGCCGACCGAATTCTGGACGGTGCTGCCATCGCCATTGATACCGGATCAACGTCTGGATACGTAGCGCAGGCGCTGCGGGCGCGTAAAAACCTGACCGTCGTGACCAATTCGGCCTATATCGCCGCCATCCTGGCCATGACCGACGGCAACCGCGTGTTCATGGCAGGCACGCAACTGCGTAACCACGATGGGGCCGCATTTGACAGGGCCGCATTTGACGTTATCGCCAGCGTATCTGTGGAAACAGCCATCCTCTCTGCGTCGCAGGTTCACCCCAGCCGCGGCTTTATGGTGTTTGATCAATGCGAGGCCGACATGGCCGCAGCCATGAAACACGCTGCCGAGCGGTCCTTTATGGTTGTTGATTCCACCAAGTTCAGCGCAAGCGGCTCCAGCCCCGCGCTACTCCTGCCGGAACTCTTGCCGGCTGATTTGATCGTCACAGATCGCCGCCCGCCCCCAGAATTCCGGGAACTCCCCGGACAGGCCGAGCTGGTGATCGCAGACATGCAAAGATAG
- the speB gene encoding agmatinase, which translates to MSKHGYEAGRLNLPFVGIATFGKKPYVEDWDQIDADVAILGAPFDFGCQFRSGARFGPRAVREASTLFSFGHAGAYDHEDDATYLGADVRIIDMGDADIIHTKTNESHANIEYGVKKALDAGAIPVTIGGDHSINIPCINAYAADCAEKGPIHVVQIDAHLDFVDERHGVTDGHGNPMRRAIEKDYVSGMTQLGIRNVSSTAKEGYDDARARGSDILSVRQVRKLGTEAILDRIPEGARYYVTIDIDAFCPSIAPGTGTPSHGGFQYYDVLEILQGLSKRGDVVGIDLVEVAPAYDPSESTQILAAQLLLNFIGFIFHNRK; encoded by the coding sequence ATGTCCAAACATGGTTACGAAGCAGGTCGGTTGAACCTGCCATTTGTCGGCATCGCTACATTTGGCAAGAAGCCTTATGTCGAAGACTGGGATCAGATTGACGCCGATGTAGCGATTTTGGGTGCGCCGTTCGATTTTGGGTGCCAATTCCGTTCGGGAGCACGTTTTGGCCCGCGTGCTGTACGGGAGGCATCAACTTTGTTCAGCTTTGGCCACGCAGGGGCCTATGATCACGAAGATGACGCCACATATCTGGGCGCAGATGTACGGATTATCGACATGGGTGATGCGGATATCATCCATACCAAAACAAATGAAAGCCACGCCAACATTGAATATGGTGTGAAAAAGGCGCTGGATGCCGGTGCTATTCCGGTCACAATCGGTGGCGACCACTCGATCAATATTCCCTGCATTAATGCTTATGCTGCTGATTGTGCAGAAAAGGGGCCCATCCATGTGGTCCAAATCGACGCCCATTTGGACTTTGTTGATGAACGCCACGGTGTCACAGACGGCCACGGCAATCCAATGCGTCGTGCGATTGAAAAGGACTATGTGTCGGGCATGACCCAGTTGGGTATTCGGAATGTGTCTTCGACCGCCAAGGAAGGCTATGACGATGCCCGCGCACGCGGGTCGGATATCTTGTCAGTCCGCCAGGTGCGCAAGCTGGGCACCGAGGCGATCCTGGATCGGATTCCCGAAGGTGCGCGTTACTATGTCACCATCGATATCGACGCCTTTTGCCCGTCGATTGCACCTGGAACCGGCACACCCAGCCACGGAGGGTTTCAGTATTACGATGTGCTCGAAATTCTCCAAGGTCTGAGCAAGCGCGGAGATGTGGTGGGCATTGATCTGGTTGAGGTGGCCCCGGCCTATGACCCGAGCGAAAGCACTCAGATCCTGGCTGCGCAGCTCTTGCTGAACTTTATCGGGTTCATCTTTCACAACAGGAAATGA